The stretch of DNA GCATATACCTCCTAATATgacatctctctgtgtctcttctaGCTTGCTGTGTGTATGGGGACACCCATCCTCACCCCAACATGGATCCATAAGGCCTGGGAGCATAGAGATGATGTGTAAGTATCTCCTCACGCTACAGACAATGGCCAAAGCCAACTGCATTCCCAGTCCTCATTGTGGTCTTCACGTTCATGTCTGTACGTCAATGTATAATGTACATGTATGAGGGCTGACAACCACCTGTTCTTACAGTAGTTTCCATGCTGGTGATGAAGAGTTCCGCACTGAATTCAAAGTTCCCCCCTTTCAAGACTGTGTGCTGAGCTTCCTGGGCTTCTCAAACGAAGACAAGACCAACATGGAGGAAAGGACAATCAAACATGGTATTAGCCTGAGGTCTTAAATTTtcagtatttattttttattccttCATATGTTATATCTAGGCTTTACAAAAGCTACTCTGCAAGCACATTATCCTCCCTTCTATTATGGAGTACTTTTTGAGTTTCTAAAACTTTGTGTTTCTCCAAGGTGGCAGCCACCTGGAGGTTGGTGATCAGAAGTGCACTCACATGGTGGTGGAGGAAAACTCTGTCAAGGAGCTGCCATTCGTACCATCAAAGAGACTGTATGTTGTCAAGCAGGAGGTGAGCACTTCAATGTAGTAGGTGTCAGCTTACATCACCGTACTGGCGGTAGGCAGACATAAACATAAAACATTTCCCAGATCAGCCGTATGTCTGACTGAAGCATAATACCTCAAATTCATGTGCCTCAAATTCATGAATTTTCTAAAACATTGGCATTGTCAAGTCTGGGAAAATGAGCCTGGTTGTTTTCTTCTAAGGAGTATGTCAAATACGCATTTCTATTTAATGTATTTGGTTGTATTGATTGATAAACTCTTGCCTCACTTGGATGATCAATATTTAATTTTCCTTTCGACTAGACAAGTCATTTGAGCAGAGATGGTGAGCACTGGCGTTCCCCACCTTGTATCAATACAATTTTTCTTTGCTTTTTCAAGTGGTTCTGGGGAACGATACAGATGGATGCCCGAGCAGGAGAGTCCATGTACTTCTATCAGAAGGTAAGTTCTGTCTGTCAGTCAATCTGATTCATCCTCCTAATGCCCCTACACGAACCTCTATACAGTGGAATGGACACTGCTAAGATTCTATAAACTGTGTTGCGCACATCCTCATGAGTATCCCTCTTTGGAGGGAGTGAAGTGAGTTTgggaaataaaatacaaaaatgtttCACATACAAACTTTGTCCAAATCAAAAAAGCTCCCCAAAAATAGGATGATCCCTGTGATAGAATGTTTATTTTGATTGGCAATGCTCTGCATTTTTCAAAGTCCATGTCTGGATTGTAAGAGAAAGCGTTCTTGGAAAGCATGTTAATGTTTTAATCAAATTTATATAAATCTGAGTATTCACAATAATTGTAGTATTGTGCGCTTgcaaaccagtggaggctgctgaggggagaatggcacataataatggccggaacggagcaaatggatttgcaacaaacacctggaaaccatgtatttgataccgtgCCACTGATTTGACACTTATAAGTGTAATTGCTTTGCATGTGCAGACGGATGATAAACTAGGTGAAATTATGGCTTCACAAATCTCATCACAATTTTGAACCTCTACCCTGCAGAGCTTAATCGAGCATCTGATCAAAATACGTGAGATTTTAGTTCTGGTTTATCAGAGATGACTTTCCACCACAGTGCCATCCTTCTTTTTACACACATTTTTCTCCATACACCCTCATCTGATGTGCCCATGTTTCTCCTACTCTCAGATGGACAGTCCTGTGCTGAAGAAGGCTGTGTCCCTGCTGTCCCTCAACACACCCAACAGTAACCGGAAGAGGAGGCGTCTGCGGGAAACCCTGGCCCAGCTCACCAAGGAGACTGagatctcccccttccctccaccCCGCAAGAGGCCTTCTGCCGAACACTCCATGTCCATGGGCTCTCTGCTGGACATCTCCAACACCCCTGAGACCTGCAAGGCCTTggcaggtgagagaggagccacggTCACTCATCAGCCACACATGTCATGTCACAGGGCTGGTAACACTGGGTGTTAGCCTGTCAACGGTGGTTAATAAGCGCCTCTGGCCTCGTTAAAAGTTAATGCAGGCAAAAACAGACAGGGATTATAGCATCATTAGTGTCTCATGTCAGCCCTGTCATAGACTAAGGAGGCGGTCACTGCTTGTTGCAGGGGGAGGCAGGAAGAACCAGCACACTCTGATATTCTGTTTGAACTCCCCCCAAAGAGACTGAACACCCTGTCTTTCAGAGCACAGTGTAGAGAGCAGCAGGCGTAGGAGGTGATGTGCTGAGGCCAACAGGCAGAGGAGGATGAGTGCCAGGGAGATGAGTAGGGGGACAAAGAGAGGCCCTTCCACTGCACTAGCACTGCCACCTCTCAGCAGGAAGCAGGGACCCCAGAGGCCCCCATAGGCCCTCAGGACAGGGAGTGTGTCCTCAGCCATTCCCCGGCCACAGAGACTGGGGAGGGTTCGTGGAGGGACTCATCACAGGAGTCAGTCTGTCTCAGCGAATGCCAGGAGATGAAGGGTCACTCAGTTGAACTGTCACTGTGGGGAAATCCGATTTGGCATGATATTAGAAATTATATAAGAACTGTCTAGATGATCAAAGTGGTGCAAGAATAGTAGGTTGAGCCTTAAAGCTTGGAGAGTTGACTGGAGAGTTGAGGATGAAATTATATGAAGGAATGGGATTATATGAAATACATTTAGTTGCATTCTGGAACTATTCTCACTAGCTAAGATAAAAGCCCCAAGTCTTCTGAAGAGTAGCCTTCACTTTGCATGTCAGAATCTCAATTTTCTAAACTATGTGACACGCAGGAAGTCAAAATAAGTACAAAAGTTGTGGGTAGTCAAAAGAAAACATGTTTTTCCCCACTGTCTCAATCAATATTCACCTCTTGACGATCCCTGGCTCTCTTCCAGAACATTCCCGGCCCTTGAAGAGCTCTACACCTGCTGTCCTGAAGCAGTCGGCTAGATGGCAGGTCTCCAAGGAGTTGTACCAGACAGAGAGCAACTATGTGGATATTCTCACCACAGTCTTGCAGGtttgttgctgctgctgtggaTGTTGGGCTCACTTAGCATCACCGAGGCTGCTAGGGTCCTAATCAGGCTGTCCCACTGGTGCCTGAGTCCAGTGACCAGTGGGGGAGAAAATGAATAGGATTGTGTGCATCAGGACTGTCAGCCAGCCAGGCTCCCACtcacactgcagagctctctgcTGCTCATCGACCCAAACCTCAGGcctgtccttgtctcatcgctcctATTCTCACATCTTCCTCCTCTGCTCGCTACATCATTACTATGATACCAGTAGAATGAAGTTGTTCAGCAAACCTCATTACCATATTTCCTAAATGGTGTAGTGTACTCTACTTTTCCACGTACATCACCTTGTTCTCTTTCACCCTGACCCATGCCCACTCACCCTCACTCGTATGCAGTCACCAGtagtttcccctctctgtcccatgCCCACTgcaccatgccagcccaggagaCAGATGGCCGGCTTCACATCGGATGGTCTTTAACACTGACTGCTGACCCCATGTCCACTGCCCTCAAGTCAGTCCGTGAACTGGCCTGCCAAGAAGTGGGCTTGAATACCAATTATCCCATTATGATTCACACATGTTGGGCGCttgttaaaatgtatttttattagaAGGTAATTCCAGGCCATTTTGAGCCTTTTGATTATACTTTTTACAGGGAAAGCTGAATAGAGCTTTACTAGATCAGAGGACTTTTTAATGGGAATCATTTCTTGTAGTTTATTAGGGGACCTACTTTCACTGTTTGTGAGTTTTCTATGTCTTTGATAAGATGATGGGGAGGCAGGGTGGTCTTTTATAATTAATACTTACCTGCACTCTAAAATGATTTGGCTTTCTACTTTTATGAACATTCTCATGGGACTCACTATTTCAGACTGAATAGTTCTGTCTGTATTGGGGGTGTATGTATTGATTAAGGGAATAGTGGGTTAAGTCTGAGTCTCACCTGAAACTTCTGTTCCTTTTAGCTGTTCAAAGTCCCCCTGGAAAAGGAAGGCCAAGTTGGTGGACCCATTTTGGCTCCGGAAGAAATCAAGACTATCTTTGGCAGCATCCCAGAGATCTTCGATGTACACACCAGGATAAAGGTGGGCACTTCTCTCCTTGAAATGTCCCAAGATGACCTGAACAAGAGTTTAATCTGCAGTGAAGTCACCTAAacgccctctgtctctctgcttattGGGTTGATTTGACAGGCGGATCTGGAGGAGCTGGTCATGGACTGGTCTGAGAACAAGAGTGTCGGGGACATCATTCTCAAATACGTGAGTATAACAGGGCTTTGTTCTGAATGTTGTATTGAGCCATTTTGGACATTCTCACTCAGTTCCTTTCTGTCTGTCAGTCTAAAGACCTGGTGAAGGCTTACCCACCATTCGTCAACTTCTTTGAGATGAGCAAGGAGACCATAGTGAGGTGTGAGAAGCAGAAACCAAGGTTCCATGCTTTCCTCAAGGTATGTGACCTCTGAGACTATGTACATTTGTGTATACATCCACGTGAGTGTAGGTTTAGAAGTTACCATATGCCTCATGCTAAAGGTCATTCATTGCTTGTCTCTTTATGTACAGTAAACTTGAAGAAAATGTCTCAGTCTGTGTTGTGAATGTGAgtgattgtctgtgtgtgtaagtaaGCCGCAACATGTCTGTCAGGTCTCCTCGTGCTTCAACAGCagtgtttttttcttttcttttttcttgCCTCCAGATCAATCAGGCGAAGCCCGAATGTGGGCGACAGACGCTGGTGGAGCTGCTGATTCGCCCTGTGCAGAGACTGCCTAGCGTCGCCCTTCTCCTCAACGGTAGACTACAccacgcgcacacaaacacacttgacAGCCAAATCTTGAGCAACATGGTACATATGTGGCATGATAGAAGTACTAACTATAATGCATTCTCCTCACCTGCATATGAAGAGAGCGCTTGATTTCCGACTAAAATGTCACAGGAAATACTGATAGATGCTCCTCGCCTTTATCCACAGTTGTTATAAATCTGTCGGTCATATCAGTTGTTTGCCCTTGGCTTTTTTCACTGTTCTATCAATTATATATGTCAATGTTCATTGACCCATCTATTTTGCAGATATTAAGAAACACACTGCCTGTAACAACCCTGACAAAATCACTTTGGAGAAGGCAATCGAATCACTCAAGGAAGTTATGACGTGAGTCAACTGTGCACCACCGGCCATGCATGAAGCATTTTGCTGTAATTAAGTTAAAGCCTCATTCATTAGCCATGCATTTACATAAAGTGATTGTAGCATCAGTTGGCTAACGGAATTTATTTGTCCCCCCCCAGTCACATAAACGAGGACAAGAGGAAAATAGAGGGACAGAAGCAGATCTTTGATGTCGTCTATGAAGTTGACGGCTGCCCTGTAAGTTGTTTGTGCATTTCTTCACTGGAATGTGGCACGCTTTGTTGAGCCTCTAATCCATTAATGGCTGTCCTCCAGCACCATAACGGCTAGGCCTCTCCCATAACGGCGTTAATGGCTGTCCTCCAGCACCATAACGGCTAGGCCTCTCCCATAACGGCGTTAATGGCTGTACTGCAGCACCATAACGGCTAGGCCTCTCCCATAACGGCGTTAATGGCTGTACTGCCGCACCATAACGGCTAGGCCTCTCCCTTTGCGTTAATGGCTGTACTCCAGCACCATAACGGCTAGGCCTCTCCCATAACGGCGTTAATGGCTATACTCCAGCACCATAACGGCTAGGCCTCTCCCATAACGGCGTTAATGGCTGTACTCCAGCACCATAACGGCTAGGCCTCTCCCATAACGGCGTTAATGGCTGTACTGCCGCACCATAACGGCTAGGCCTCTCCCATAACGGCGTTAATGGCTGTACTCCAGCACCATAACGGCTAGGCCTCTCCCATAACGGCGTTAATGGCTGTACTCCAGCACCATAACGGCTAGGCCTCTCCCATAACGGCGTTAATGGCTGTACTGCCGCACCATAACGGCTACGCCTCTCCCATAAAGGCATTATGGGTGTACTCCAGCACCATAACGGCTAGGCCTCTTCCATAACGACGTTATGGCTGTACTGCAGCACCATAACGGCTAGGCCTCTCCCATAACGGCGTTTATGGCTGTACTCCAGCACCATAATGGCTAGGCCTCTCCCATAACGGCGTTAATGGCTGTCCTCCAGCACCATAACGGCTAGGCCTCTCCCATAACGGCTTTAATGGCTGTCCTCCAGCACCATAACGGCTAGGCCTCTCCCATAACGGCGTTATGGCTGTACTGCAGCACCATAACGGCTAGGCCTCTCCCATAACGGCGTTAATGGCTGTACTGCAGCACCATAACGGCTAGGCCTCTCCCATAATGGCGTTAATGGCTGTACTGCCGCACCATAACGGCTAGGCCTCTCCCTTTGCGTTAATGGCTGTACTCCAGCACCATAACGGCTAGGCCTCTCCCATAACGGCGTTAATGGCTGTACTGCAGCACCATAACGGCTAGGCCTCTCCCATAACGGCGTTATGGCTGTACTGCAGCACCATAACGGCTAGGCCTCTCCCATAACGGCGTTAATGGCTGTACTGCAGCACCATAACGGCTAGGCCTCTCCCATAACGGCGTTATGGCTGTACTGCAGCACCATAACGGCTAGGCCTCTCCCATAACGGCGTTAATGGCTGTACTGCAGCACCATAACGGCTAGGCCTTTCCCATAACGGCGTTAATGGCTGTACTCCAGCACCATAACGTCTAGGCCTCTCCCATAACGGCGTTAATGGCTGTACTCCAGCACCATAACGGCTAGGCCTCTCCCATAACGGCGTTAATGGCTGTACTGCAGCACCATAACGGCTAGGCCTCTCCCATAACGGCGTTATGGCTGTACTCCAGCACCATAACGGCTAGGCCTTTCCCATAACGGCGTTAATGGCTGTACTCCAGCACCATAACGGCCAGGCCTTTCCCTATGCGTTCACCCTGATATCCCTATTTATTTCAGCCAATTTCCACAGGATGCATTTTTTGCACTGTTCACTGCACATTTATAGCTTGTAATTCATGGATTATTGCGTTGGAGTTAacttgataatgtgtgtgtggcGAATTTgtgtagagctgtgtgtatgtgtgaaccaAACTACTTTTCTGTGTGCTGAAGTCCTCTTTTCAGGTGATAATAGTGGAGATGAGTTGGGACTAGAGGGAGTGAATTAGTATACTTTTGGCTCTGGGCTGTGAGTATAGCTCTATCTTGATTTGGATAAGCAGAGCATCCAAATGAATAAACATAGTTTGATGATATGGTTTTAAAGGAATAATGGGACTGGAAATGGAAATTTCTCCATCAGCCGTGCAGTGAAATGACCAATCTGTAGAGTTAGACCCATTAATACCAAATATGGCGCTTTAAATGAGGCCTGTGATTGAATCATGAAGCTCTCTCTGGTGAccgtgtttgtttgtttattcacGAATGGTTGCTGGATGTCTTTTTGGTTGTGTGATATTCATCCcgtctgctcgctctctctctctctcctcctcaggccAACCTGCTCTCGTCCCACCGCAGCCTGGTCCACAGGGTGGAGACCATCGCCCTGGGAGACAAACCCTGTGACCGAGGCGAGCACGTCACACTCTTTCTCTTCAATGACTGTCTTGAGGTAACGCCCACATCAATGAAGTAATACCAACATTGAAAACCTGCTCATCTGACACTCCAGCCAGGCTCAATGATATGCTGAATATTTTAACCCTGGTCAACATTTCACCGTATTGACTAGTGATGGCCCAGATATGGCTTTAGGTGTTATAACTTTACAATACACCCAAAACGCCCTCCAAGTTAATGCCATTGCTCATTTGAGAAAATCTTGCCCGTcctctattcccccccccccacattatgAAATCTTTGGGACTTGAGATGCTAAAAAAATGCAAATTCAGTAGCAAAGAGCCCCACTGGCTGATTATTTATGGGTGTGCAATCTATCGTTGCTGACACAGCTTCTTATCTGGCTCCTAATTAGTGAAGTGTTGCATTAGAATGGGGGTTAGCAATCAAACCCAGAATGGGTGTGGGCGACGCGGCCTGATTCAGGAGTGTCAGAGCAGCCTGGTAATGAGCATGGGGAGAGCAGGGGCTGCACTCTTCAATTATTCATTGATTAGCTCCTCTGTATTCAGATCTCCCCTACCCCCAATAGATATCACCATACCTTCATGGGACAGACCCAACCCCTGCCTGAGCCCCCACACAGGCCAGTTAAACACATGCTAATGACTGGGACCGTTTACCTTTTATAAAAGGCCCTATCGATTTGTCACAGCTTACCCACTACCTCCCCtgacatacatgcatacatgcatacatacatacatacttcaCTTCACTTCACTGGAGAGAGCGATTAGGTAGGGGTGAAGGCTTGAGGCTTCCatacttcaactgtgtatatatttGCAGATTGCCCGGAAGAGACATAAGGTGATCAGCACATTCAGGAGTCCTCTGGGCCAGACGCGATCTGCAGCCCAACTCAAACACATCACCCTCATGCCTCTGTCCCAGATCAGGAGGGTCCTGGACCTGCAGGATACAGAGGGTGAGTGAGCCCCAGCCCCTGGCATGttctctacctgcctgcctacctacctacctacctatcaaATGCTGTTAGTCACatacacagtttacagcaggGATAAAAGGTGCGAAGAAATGCTATGTGCTAGCTCCCTCAATgcagaacatttacatttacattttacatttaagtcatttagcagacgctcttatccagagcgacttacaagaacATCAGACAGTAATAATAAAAGTCAAGTCAAAAATGAGAGGTTGTGAACATAGTAAAAATGGACTGTATTACACTGTGTTTAGAAATATAAAGTAGGTAGTGTCTTGGTCACGCTGTGGAATACCTAGTATATAATAGAACAGCagcgttgtctgtgtgtgtgagagttctGAGTGGCTGTGTTTGTGTAAGGATTGGATGTGTGGGTAGTCAGTGCAAATAATCTAAGATGCCGATAATGAGGTGGAAATAGTGTCTAAGGTGCAGATCTGTAGGGAGACGGCTAgggt from Salvelinus fontinalis isolate EN_2023a chromosome 5, ASM2944872v1, whole genome shotgun sequence encodes:
- the LOC129855299 gene encoding protein ECT2-like isoform X3, encoding MADSSIVTLGMARSLLVDSSVYDSRMAETTKDVLLGLDSEDMEEMLPRVETRVVLVGEAGKNGALVKALQAVRIMEVPVVKIRGGEPGAETGEKLIKSIVNMDINVPCIKTDDVKEFGDGENTEFETVFVLKDFASPDYIYLYKHDNRIVGPPVVLHCAGREEPLPFSSRPLYSTTMLNLSLCFTGFRNKEEVKNLVNLVHHMGGTIRKDFSTKVTHLIAYSTHGEKYKLAVCMGTPILTPTWIHKAWEHRDDVSFHAGDEEFRTEFKVPPFQDCVLSFLGFSNEDKTNMEERTIKHGGSHLEVGDQKCTHMVVEENSVKELPFVPSKRLYVVKQEWFWGTIQMDARAGESMYFYQKMDSPVLKKAVSLLSLNTPNSNRKRRRLRETLAQLTKETEISPFPPPRKRPSAEHSMSMGSLLDISNTPETCKALAEHSRPLKSSTPAVLKQSARWQVSKELYQTESNYVDILTTVLQLFKVPLEKEGQVGGPILAPEEIKTIFGSIPEIFDVHTRIKADLEELVMDWSENKSVGDIILKYSKDLVKAYPPFVNFFEMSKETIVRCEKQKPRFHAFLKINQAKPECGRQTLVELLIRPVQRLPSVALLLNDIKKHTACNNPDKITLEKAIESLKEVMTHINEDKRKIEGQKQIFDVVYEVDGCPANLLSSHRSLVHRVETIALGDKPCDRGEHVTLFLFNDCLEIARKRHKVISTFRSPLGQTRSAAQLKHITLMPLSQIRRVLDLQDTEDCHNAFALVVHPPTEQENLLFSFQLTTEDTVKSTWLKMLCRHVANTICKADAEDLIQCTEPDSVQVSTKDMDSTLSKASRVIKKTSKKVTRAFSFTKTPKRVIQRAFMANSTSDDKSPGPSSENMIHVGSSATLSAMHSPSMVNLPSMFERKYHTFSRSTSHLF
- the LOC129855299 gene encoding protein ECT2-like isoform X1, which translates into the protein MADSSIVTLGMARSLLVDSSVYDSRMAETTKDVLLGLDSEDMEEMLPRVETRVVLVGEAGKNGALVKALQAVRIMEVPVVKIRGGEPGAETGEKLIKSIVNMDINVPCIKTDDVKEFGDGENTEFETVFVLKDFASPDYIYLYKHDNRIVGPPVVLHCAGREEPLPFSSRPLYSTTMLNLSLCFTGFRNKEEVKNLVNLVHHMGGTIRKDFSTKVTHLIAYSTHGEKYKLAVCMGTPILTPTWIHKAWEHRDDVSFHAGDEEFRTEFKVPPFQDCVLSFLGFSNEDKTNMEERTIKHGGSHLEVGDQKCTHMVVEENSVKELPFVPSKRLYVVKQEWFWGTIQMDARAGESMYFYQKMDSPVLKKAVSLLSLNTPNSNRKRRRLRETLAQLTKETEISPFPPPRKRPSAEHSMSMGSLLDISNTPETCKALAEHSRPLKSSTPAVLKQSARWQVSKELYQTESNYVDILTTVLQLFKVPLEKEGQVGGPILAPEEIKTIFGSIPEIFDVHTRIKADLEELVMDWSENKSVGDIILKYSKDLVKAYPPFVNFFEMSKETIVRCEKQKPRFHAFLKINQAKPECGRQTLVELLIRPVQRLPSVALLLNDIKKHTACNNPDKITLEKAIESLKEVMTHINEDKRKIEGQKQIFDVVYEVDGCPANLLSSHRSLVHRVETIALGDKPCDRGEHVTLFLFNDCLEIARKRHKVISTFRSPLGQTRSAAQLKHITLMPLSQIRRVLDLQDTEDCHNAFALVVHPPTEQENLLFSFQLTTEDTVKSTWLKMLCRHVANTICKADAEDLIQCTEPDSVQVSTKDMDSTLSKASRVIKKTSKKVTRAFSFTKTPKRVIQRAFMANSTSDDKSPGPSSENMIHVGSSATLSMARSTSTFNLSGSTKNSAAAVQRSNSLDHPPCPRLRVPVCIHTPDPTPSPTCPEESPRKPQPTPTRPPYSAGPPSWRVPSKERLPPGACRDLLVPSDPTRQAA
- the LOC129855299 gene encoding protein ECT2-like isoform X2 → MADSSIVTLGMARSLLVDSSVYDSRMAETTKDVLLGLDSEDMEEMLPRVETRVVLVGEAGKNGALVKALQDINVPCIKTDDVKEFGDGENTEFETVFVLKDFASPDYIYLYKHDNRIVGPPVVLHCAGREEPLPFSSRPLYSTTMLNLSLCFTGFRNKEEVKNLVNLVHHMGGTIRKDFSTKVTHLIAYSTHGEKYKLAVCMGTPILTPTWIHKAWEHRDDVSFHAGDEEFRTEFKVPPFQDCVLSFLGFSNEDKTNMEERTIKHGGSHLEVGDQKCTHMVVEENSVKELPFVPSKRLYVVKQEWFWGTIQMDARAGESMYFYQKMDSPVLKKAVSLLSLNTPNSNRKRRRLRETLAQLTKETEISPFPPPRKRPSAEHSMSMGSLLDISNTPETCKALAEHSRPLKSSTPAVLKQSARWQVSKELYQTESNYVDILTTVLQLFKVPLEKEGQVGGPILAPEEIKTIFGSIPEIFDVHTRIKADLEELVMDWSENKSVGDIILKYSKDLVKAYPPFVNFFEMSKETIVRCEKQKPRFHAFLKINQAKPECGRQTLVELLIRPVQRLPSVALLLNDIKKHTACNNPDKITLEKAIESLKEVMTHINEDKRKIEGQKQIFDVVYEVDGCPANLLSSHRSLVHRVETIALGDKPCDRGEHVTLFLFNDCLEIARKRHKVISTFRSPLGQTRSAAQLKHITLMPLSQIRRVLDLQDTEDCHNAFALVVHPPTEQENLLFSFQLTTEDTVKSTWLKMLCRHVANTICKADAEDLIQCTEPDSVQVSTKDMDSTLSKASRVIKKTSKKVTRAFSFTKTPKRVIQRAFMANSTSDDKSPGPSSENMIHVGSSATLSMARSTSTFNLSGSTKNSAAAVQRSNSLDHPPCPRLRVPVCIHTPDPTPSPTCPEESPRKPQPTPTRPPYSAGPPSWRVPSKERLPPGACRDLLVPSDPTRQAA
- the LOC129855299 gene encoding protein ECT2-like isoform X4, translated to MADSSIVTLGMARSLLVDSSVYDSRMAETTKDVLLGLDSEDMEEMLPRVETRVVLVGEAGKNGALVKALQDINVPCIKTDDVKEFGDGENTEFETVFVLKDFASPDYIYLYKHDNRIVGPPVVLHCAGREEPLPFSSRPLYSTTMLNLSLCFTGFRNKEEVKNLVNLVHHMGGTIRKDFSTKVTHLIAYSTHGEKYKLAVCMGTPILTPTWIHKAWEHRDDVSFHAGDEEFRTEFKVPPFQDCVLSFLGFSNEDKTNMEERTIKHGGSHLEVGDQKCTHMVVEENSVKELPFVPSKRLYVVKQEWFWGTIQMDARAGESMYFYQKMDSPVLKKAVSLLSLNTPNSNRKRRRLRETLAQLTKETEISPFPPPRKRPSAEHSMSMGSLLDISNTPETCKALAEHSRPLKSSTPAVLKQSARWQVSKELYQTESNYVDILTTVLQLFKVPLEKEGQVGGPILAPEEIKTIFGSIPEIFDVHTRIKADLEELVMDWSENKSVGDIILKYSKDLVKAYPPFVNFFEMSKETIVRCEKQKPRFHAFLKINQAKPECGRQTLVELLIRPVQRLPSVALLLNDIKKHTACNNPDKITLEKAIESLKEVMTHINEDKRKIEGQKQIFDVVYEVDGCPANLLSSHRSLVHRVETIALGDKPCDRGEHVTLFLFNDCLEIARKRHKVISTFRSPLGQTRSAAQLKHITLMPLSQIRRVLDLQDTEDCHNAFALVVHPPTEQENLLFSFQLTTEDTVKSTWLKMLCRHVANTICKADAEDLIQCTEPDSVQVSTKDMDSTLSKASRVIKKTSKKVTRAFSFTKTPKRVIQRAFMANSTSDDKSPGPSSENMIHVGSSATLSAMHSPSMVNLPSMFERKYHTFSRSTSHLF